The following is a genomic window from Nocardioides thalensis.
CCGGTCCCCCTCGCCGTGCCGCAGGAGGCCCTGTGAGCACCGCGCCGGCGAGCGTTGCCGACAGCCTGCGCGGGGTGCGCGCGGTCGTCGTCAACTGGCGCGACCCCGACCACTCGCTCGCGGGCGGGTCGGAGGTCTACGCCTGGCAGTTCGCCCGCGCGCTCGCCGAGGGCGGCGCCGACGTGGAGTTCCTCACCGCCCGCGAGCCGGGCCGGCGCCGCACCGAGGAGCGTGACGGCATCCGGATCCGCCGGGCGGGCGGGGCTCTCGGCTTCTACCCGGTGACGTTGCTGCGGCTCCTGCGCCGACGCCGCCGTACCGACATCGTCATCGACCCGTCGTGCGGTCTGCCGTCGTTCTCGCCGCTGGTGCTGCGGCGCCGTACTCCGGTCGTCCTGGTCATGCACCACGTGCACCAGGCCCAGTTCGACACCCACTTCCCGGCGCCGGTCGCGGCGTTCGGCCGGTGGCTGGAGCGGGTCGCGATGCGCCGGGTCTACCGCCGGCGGCGCGTCGTCGCTGTGTCGCCGTCGACGCTGGGCGAGATGCGCCGCCAGCTCGGCTGGACCGGCGACATCGGCCTGCTCGCCAACGGGTCCGACGTGCCCGGCCACGAGCCCCAGACCGCGTTCGACGCCGACCGGATCGTCGTCCTCGGCCGGCTGGTCGCGCACAAGCGGGTCGACCTCGTCATCCGCGCGCTCTTCGAGCTCCGGGTGCGGCCGTCGACCTCGGCGCGCCGGCTGCGCCTCGACATCGTGGGCCAGGGACCCGAGCGGGAGCGCCTCGAGCGCCTCACCGCCGACCTCGGCCTCGACGACCGGGTCACGTTCCACGGCTACGTCGACGACGAGACCAAGGGCGAGCTGCTCACCGGTGCCGCGGTCCACGTGTGCGCCTCCGATGCGGAGGGCTGGGGCCAGGCCGTGATCGACGCTGCCGCTCACGGCGTCCCCACGCTCGCCCGCGACGTGCCGGGCCTGCGCGACTCGATCCGCGACGGGGTGACCGGCTGGCTGGTCCCCGACGCACCCGGTGACCCCGAGGAGGTACGGCGCCGCCTGAGCGACGCCCTGGCCGCCTCCGTCACCACCGACCTCGCGCCCGCCGAGCGGGCCGCCCGGGCCGACGCGTGCCGCGCGTGGGCCCAGCAATTCGACTGGTCACGGATGCGGGAGCAGGCCCGCGCACTGGCCACCGAGGAGATCGTCGGGCACGCCGGAGCGTTGCCCGACCCGCAC
Proteins encoded in this region:
- a CDS encoding glycosyltransferase, with the protein product MSTAPASVADSLRGVRAVVVNWRDPDHSLAGGSEVYAWQFARALAEGGADVEFLTAREPGRRRTEERDGIRIRRAGGALGFYPVTLLRLLRRRRRTDIVIDPSCGLPSFSPLVLRRRTPVVLVMHHVHQAQFDTHFPAPVAAFGRWLERVAMRRVYRRRRVVAVSPSTLGEMRRQLGWTGDIGLLANGSDVPGHEPQTAFDADRIVVLGRLVAHKRVDLVIRALFELRVRPSTSARRLRLDIVGQGPERERLERLTADLGLDDRVTFHGYVDDETKGELLTGAAVHVCASDAEGWGQAVIDAAAHGVPTLARDVPGLRDSIRDGVTGWLVPDAPGDPEEVRRRLSDALAASVTTDLAPAERAARADACRAWAQQFDWSRMREQARALATEEIVGHAGALPDPHHLPRDTRVAV